In Deinococcus puniceus, one genomic interval encodes:
- a CDS encoding endonuclease/exonuclease/phosphatase family protein yields the protein MWRSRLAWLYLAVVALAWALGEWAAEASVPTLLLAYLPPVVWLLPALPVLCWTLLRRDGRRRGWATAVLASALAAWGAGLADGAFALAPANSADTLRVVTFNTARGTRISADKMAANLRAMNADVVLLQETRFMDTGYRAALLAGLPGYAVHSAGEVMTLSRLPVLSTQAFAAPGSNRQYLQTTLNWRGQRLRVVNVHLNTVLLSRALAGDWDSVGRTRDVREEQVRTLEQIAAAESGPLLLAGDLNTPPRGRLYRRLTRAYGPSAHDQAGRGPGWTFPSLYLRIDHAMARGLQPVRVQVLPDAGSDHLPLLVEYALTQTGE from the coding sequence ATGTGGCGTTCGCGGTTGGCTTGGTTGTATTTGGCAGTGGTGGCCCTCGCTTGGGCCTTGGGCGAGTGGGCAGCCGAAGCCAGTGTGCCGACGCTGTTGCTGGCCTACCTTCCCCCGGTGGTGTGGCTGTTGCCTGCGCTGCCCGTGCTGTGCTGGACGCTACTTCGGCGGGATGGGCGGCGGCGCGGGTGGGCCACTGCGGTGCTGGCAAGTGCGCTGGCCGCGTGGGGCGCTGGGCTGGCAGACGGCGCGTTTGCCCTCGCTCCGGCCAACTCCGCCGACACCTTGCGCGTCGTGACTTTCAATACGGCACGCGGCACCCGCATCAGCGCCGATAAAATGGCCGCCAACCTGCGGGCCATGAACGCCGATGTAGTGCTGCTGCAAGAAACCCGTTTCATGGATACCGGCTACCGCGCCGCCCTGCTCGCGGGCCTGCCGGGGTATGCGGTGCATTCGGCGGGTGAAGTGATGACGCTCTCACGGTTACCTGTACTCAGCACACAAGCATTCGCGGCCCCCGGCAGCAACCGCCAGTACTTGCAGACGACCCTGAACTGGCGGGGCCAACGCCTGCGCGTGGTCAATGTCCATCTGAATACAGTGCTGCTGTCGCGTGCATTGGCGGGCGACTGGGACAGCGTGGGCCGCACCCGCGACGTGCGGGAAGAGCAGGTGCGAACGCTAGAGCAGATTGCTGCCGCAGAATCCGGGCCACTGCTGCTGGCAGGCGACCTGAACACCCCACCGCGTGGCCGCCTGTACCGCCGCCTGACCCGCGCTTACGGCCCCAGCGCCCACGATCAGGCCGGACGGGGGCCGGGGTGGACATTTCCCAGCCTGTACCTACGAATAGATCATGCGATGGCACGCGGGCTACAGCCTGTGCGGGTGCAAGTCTTGCCCGACGCGGGCAGTGACCATCTGCCGCTCTTGGTGGAGTACGCGCTGACCCAAACCGGAGAGTAG
- a CDS encoding diacylglycerol/lipid kinase family protein codes for MTLHPVPHTVGVPAQPQAQATSQSLAQSTEATLIYNAKAGTSERASPDHLVEELAAIGYRPIYRATASPDDIAQALEGARGTLFVAGGDGTLRAVALHLLARPEEERAALRVGVIPMGTANNVARTLGVLGDPLEVIRAYAGAQAVPFDVGRVRGPWGQDLFLEACGCGLFADVMAEYGPDEGKSVLRAVQAMIRAMPGFAPPTVSLTLDGRAFPDDAYTILEVMNTSATGPTLRFSTHADPTEGTLDVIRVAHSDRESMLAYLTSLLTDTFEDRPSVQSHDARVTEISYVGQIFHVDGETRQAAPGGRVSIEAWPGALQMLRPQRQP; via the coding sequence ATGACGCTGCACCCCGTTCCACACACCGTAGGCGTCCCGGCACAGCCTCAAGCTCAGGCCACATCTCAGTCTTTGGCGCAGTCCACCGAAGCCACCCTGATCTACAACGCCAAGGCGGGCACCAGCGAGCGGGCCAGCCCTGACCATCTGGTCGAGGAACTAGCGGCCATCGGCTACCGTCCGATTTACCGCGCTACCGCCAGTCCAGACGATATTGCCCAAGCTCTGGAAGGGGCACGCGGCACGCTGTTCGTGGCGGGCGGAGACGGCACGTTGCGGGCGGTGGCGCTGCATCTGCTGGCCCGCCCCGAAGAAGAACGGGCAGCCTTGCGGGTGGGCGTGATCCCGATGGGCACGGCCAACAATGTGGCCCGCACGCTCGGTGTCTTGGGCGACCCGTTAGAAGTGATTCGGGCCTACGCGGGCGCTCAGGCCGTGCCCTTTGATGTCGGGCGGGTGCGTGGGCCTTGGGGCCAAGACCTGTTTTTGGAAGCGTGCGGCTGCGGCCTGTTTGCCGACGTGATGGCCGAATACGGCCCCGACGAGGGCAAAAGCGTGTTGCGGGCAGTGCAGGCCATGATCCGGGCCATGCCGGGCTTCGCGCCGCCCACCGTGTCACTGACGCTGGACGGGCGGGCCTTTCCCGACGACGCCTACACCATTCTGGAAGTGATGAACACCAGCGCCACTGGCCCCACGCTGCGCTTTTCGACGCACGCCGACCCCACCGAGGGCACGCTGGACGTGATCCGGGTGGCGCATTCTGACCGCGAAAGCATGCTGGCCTACCTGACTTCGCTGCTGACCGACACCTTCGAAGACCGTCCCAGCGTGCAAAGCCACGACGCCCGCGTGACGGAAATCAGTTATGTGGGCCAGATTTTTCATGTGGACGGCGAGACGCGGCAGGCGGCCCCCGGCGGCAGGGTCAGCATCGAAGCGTGGCCGGGCGCGTTGCAGATGCTGCGGCCCCAGCGCCAGCCCTAA
- a CDS encoding PHP-associated domain-containing protein, producing MNRPQMKIDLHMHTEVSHDCRTRLRDIPAWMLSGGTRTIAVTDHDQQRGGPELAAIVADMGLSERLNIIAGEEITTAEGELIGLFLTERIPPRLSPEDTVQAIHAQGGLVMLQHGFDPLKRYRLKPEATARIADSIDLVEVFNSRVSRPRWNRAAAAWAQERGLPMCAGSDAHTLQDIGEAWVEAPFRPIHTPADLLAALAEGTVGGRWTHPVQAYGIKQWRVLRGKLGRG from the coding sequence ATGAACAGACCACAGATGAAAATAGACCTGCACATGCACACCGAGGTCAGCCACGACTGCCGCACCCGCCTGCGCGATATTCCGGCGTGGATGCTGAGCGGGGGCACACGCACCATTGCCGTGACCGATCACGACCAGCAGCGCGGCGGCCCGGAATTGGCCGCCATCGTGGCCGACATGGGCCTGTCGGAGCGCCTGAATATCATTGCCGGAGAAGAAATTACGACTGCTGAGGGCGAACTGATCGGGCTGTTTTTGACGGAACGCATTCCACCCCGGCTGTCGCCCGAAGACACCGTGCAGGCCATTCACGCTCAGGGCGGCTTGGTCATGCTTCAACACGGCTTCGATCCCCTTAAACGCTACCGCCTGAAGCCTGAGGCCACCGCCCGCATTGCCGATTCCATCGATCTCGTGGAAGTCTTCAACTCGCGTGTGTCGCGGCCCCGCTGGAACCGGGCGGCGGCGGCGTGGGCACAGGAGCGCGGCCTGCCCATGTGCGCGGGCAGCGACGCCCATACCCTGCAAGACATCGGGGAGGCGTGGGTGGAAGCTCCGTTTAGGCCCATTCATACCCCCGCCGACTTGTTGGCCGCACTCGCTGAAGGCACGGTGGGCGGGCGCTGGACGCATCCGGTGCAGGCTTACGGCATCAAGCAATGGCGCGTGCTGCGTGGGAAATTGGGGCGTGGATAA